The segment GCAAAGATCCTTTACAGAGCTCACCGAGGCAGACACGGCACTTGGAATTAATCAATTCTAATCTAAGCCGAAACGACAAGATCTACAAGCTATTAGTCAACGGCAAGCCAATCAACTCAATAGACCGATTGAAACCGGCTTACACGATGAATGACCATGAGCAGTCAATGGAACCAGCCGCAGTCGAGCAACTAAAGCCCTCTGCAGCCAATAAGACGAGGAGCGGCAGAACGTCGAAACCAACCGTTCGTTTCCAGGCTTAAAAACTGCCAAGGGGGtcctgtggcggctcaccgccacaccgctgcactgaaGCGGCATAGTACGCCGCGACgtcgctacgcgccgcagggcTTCTGCCGAGTTATGAGCCTGCCGATACACcaccaggttgcgcaggcggtgtaAGGCTTTCTCGCGATCGAGAATCGATCGAAGCCGTATAAAAGAGCTTCGTCGCAAGCTTTTcttcactcactcgcttcaaggcgagctctctacAGGGCTCGAGTAGTAACTTTGCAGTAGCAGAGAGTAACCAGAGGCTAATTATCTCGCAGTTTTTCTCACAGTGCTTCGAAAGgcacataaaagaaaaacagagtcCCGGCTTCAGCCGCACATTTCAACCAAGCGCTGACTCACCAGTACCGCCGTCACCTCCACAGACTCTAGCGTGGAAATTAATTCCCCTAGAGTTCTGTgtccggttgactcggccACCAAGGGATACTCTCGTTGCTGGCGACATacgaattcggagacctctctctcctcggttcACAGAACATTCTGTTGcaccgagagccgagacggttgcaTCTTCAGGCACACCGGAGACTCGATCCGTGGCTATCCAAACCTCACCGCCTAGGGCGTGCTCAGAGAGTAGCTGccagacggaagaccactttCCAAACGGAGTTTCTCCAACAccgggaaaggggctgcaacgagcCGATTCTATTGAACCGTCCTTCTTAGGACCCGTTCAATATAtcaagacgcggccggtaatttcttaccgcgcccgtcaatttttattttaatttctcggTCTTACACCTTcgccgagaaagcgcctctaGCGCAATAAAGTATTCAAATACAATACAGCACACAACTTGTACATACTCACTTCTCtgacgaagaaaataaaatatattttctaacacATTGGTTCTCTCAATCTCTAATCAGTTTGAACGCATCCTTAGGGCATTACGCCCATACAGTCAAAACATCTTTCTCAATTGATAATAAAGCTAAATCGGATGTTCTTTCTTGTGTCATggtaattcttaaataatttttaagtctTCTTAACACACTGAATGATTTTTCGGCACTCGCTATCCCAATAGGTAATGTTATGAACAATCTTAAAATTAGTTCAACATTAGGAAATATATCCACAAGTTTTTGTTCTACTAGATATTCAAGGTATCCCAATGCGCCCCTATCGAAATATGGTTTCTTTTGAGaacaataaatatctttaaattgcattatttcgtTAGGCAAACAGgacgaaataaatttgaatttttcactTAGCTTTGCACAATTCTTTTCTAAATCTTGATTACTACAATTTCTGAGATTTACTGGATTCAAAAAACCGAAAAGTTCTGTGACTTCTTTAAGTTCTTCGATCCGATCTGTCATTTCTATAGCCATTGCATTAAGCGTTACATTTATGacattaactttaaaatttctgtTAACATCCGTGATAGGATCATCTCTTGCGCATTCgtcatgaaaaaatttttttttctcctcctCAGGACTCCTCTTCTTTTCAAAatgcatttctttttcatcCATCTTAGACTGGAGCCATTTCGATTGTGCGGTTTGAAGTAGATTGTCGAAGTAGGTGTCATTTTTCAatgaatacaatttttctttagattGTTTCATGAAGAACACTTGAAGAAGACTTGACTTGAAACAAgtcaatttctttcttttgcaataatttagaAGTGATATCGACAATTTGCAAAACGTCGTTCCAAAATATCAAAGTGACGAGAAATTTGAAGCTGAAACTGTTTAATAGCCCTGCAGCTGTAGTGACTTCCTCTTGGTCGTGTTTTAATTCAACAATTTGCTCCAAACAAATAATCACTGACTGGAAATTTTGAAGTAGTGCATGGGTAGCCTTTGTTCGTGCAGACCATTTAATATCCGATAAGCTTTTCAGAGtgagaattttttctttttgcggAAGTAGTTGGCCTTCATCCTCTTCGATTTCCGTGAATCCTCGATCATCCATGCAAGTCTCCTGCAGCATAGCCCATCGGCGTTGTGGTGAATCCGCGAAAAATCCATAACATTTTTGGACATTTCCAAAAAAGCATAAGGTTTGTATAGAGGCACATTTTTCTGCCGCATGATTTAGtactaaatttaattgatgagGTGGACAATGCACGTACGGTGCGAAAGCTTGTTGGCTTTCTTGGCTAATAGCTTTACGCAGCAGAATATGGACACCATTTTTTCCACCACTCATAACACTGGCTCCATCATATGCTTGTCCAACCATGTTATCAGTATTCAAATTATGGCATTTGAATGCATTCAACAGGAGTGAAACGTATCCTGGTGCATCatgatttttcaaatttagatattccagaaatatcttttttatagaCACAATGTTATTAGAATGGTCTAAATGAACGTAACGAATCATGAGAGCTACTTGATCTGTTTTCGAGATGTCTGTCCACAATTATGGTCCAGAAAACAATGTTTCTCACTTCATCTAACAGAGTGCATCGAACAATATCGGCAAGAAGTTTGACTTGTTCTTCCATTATAGAAGgacttaaatatttaattctgcCTTCAGACTCTAAATGATGCTGTAATTGTGGATAGTacttagataaaaatttaataaatgttaaatacacgCCACAATCAGAGCGATCCATGTCACTCGAATAACCTCTCAAAGGTAAAGTGAGTGAAGTTATTGTTCGTAAAAGGTCGAATTGTAATTTAAGAATCTCTCTTCATCTGGTTTGCTCTTTATCATACTGTTTTTTTTAAGGACACAtctgtggcggctcaccgccacaccgctgcattgacgcggtataatacgccgcggcgccgctacgcgtcgcaggccttctaccagttacaagcttgcggacccaccgccaggttgcgcaggcggtgaagagccttctcgcgatcaagcttcgatcgacgagatataaaagagctgctccgcagatctttactCACTccctcgcttcaaggcgagctctctccagggcccttgaactgagtcgta is part of the Linepithema humile isolate Giens D197 chromosome 3, Lhum_UNIL_v1.0, whole genome shotgun sequence genome and harbors:
- the LOC136998718 gene encoding uncharacterized protein; amino-acid sequence: MVGQAYDGASVMSGGKNGVHILLRKAISQESQQAFAPYVHCPPHQLNLVLNHAAEKCASIQTLCFFGNVQKCYGFFADSPQRRWAMLQETCMDDRGFTEIEEDEGQLLPQKEKILTLKSLSDIKWSARTKATHALLQNFQSVIICLEQIVELKHDQEEVTTAAGLLNSFSFKFLVTLIFWNDVLQIVDITSKLLQKKEIDLFQVKSSSSVLHETI